In Phreatobacter cathodiphilus, the genomic window AAGTGGGCGGAGGCGGCCACCGGCAGCCGTCCGATGGGCCATGATGGTGAGCCATCCGGCGTGAACCGGGGTTGCGAACTTGCACAAGAATTGCATCGTCTGTTGCGCCAACAGCCGCCGAAAGCGCAATCCAGATGAAGAAGCCGCAGGCCTCACGCAATCCGAAGTCGCAGATTGCGCCACCCCCCGAACCGCTCGACCGCATCGACCGCAAGATCCTCAACCGGCTGCAGCGCGACGCCGCCATTCCCAACCAGGATCTCGCCGACCAGGTGGGCCTGTCGCCGGCGCCGACCTCCCGCCGTGTCCGCCGTTTGAAGGACGAGGGCTACATCGCCCGCGAGGTCGCCCTCGTCGATCCGGCCCGCGTCGGCTCGACCCTCATCGCCTTCGTCTCGGTGGAACTCGACCGCCAGCGCGAGGACGTGCTGCGCTCCTTCGAGCGGCATATCTCGACCCAGCCGGAGGTGCAGCAGTGCTATTTCGTCACCGGCGAGACGGACTACATGCTGATCGTGGTGTGCCGCGACATGGACCACTACAACGATTTCGTCCGGCAGGTCCTCGCCCAGGAGCACAACATCAGGCGCTTCCGCTCGAGCTTCAACCTGCAGCGGGTCAAGTTCGACACGGGAATCTATCTGGAGGAGTGAGGCGGCTCCGCTTGCCGAGCGCCGCCTGCGCCTGTAATCCGCAGCCCATGTCGCACAACACCTTCGGCCACCTGTTCCGCGTCACCACCTTCGGCGAGAGCCATGGCGTGGCGCTCGGCTGCGTCGTCGACGGCTGCCCGCCGCGCATCCCGCTCACCGCCGAGGACATCCAGGCCGATCTCGACCGCCGCCGCCCCGGCACCTCGCGCTTCACCACCCAGCGCCGCGAGCCCGATGCGGTGAAGATCCTCTCCGGCGTCATGGTGGACGACGACGGCGTGCAGGTGACGACCGGCACCCCCATCGCGCTGATGATCGAGAATACCGACCAGCGCTCGAAGGACTATTCCGACATCAAGGACAAGTTCCGCCCCGGTCATGCCGACTTCACCTACGAGGCGAAATACGGCATCCGCGACTATCGCGGCGGCGGGCGCTCCTCCGCGCGCGAGACGGCGGCCCGCGTCGCCGCCGGCGCCATCGCCCGCAAGGTCGTGCCCGGTCTGACGGTGCGCGGCGCCCTCGTCCAGATGGGCCCGCACGCCATCGACCGCGACAACTGGGACTGGGAGCAGGTGGGCGCCAATCCGTTCTTCTGTCCCGACGCCGACAAGGCCGCCTTCTACGCGACCTATCTCGACGGCATCCGCAAATCCGGCTCCTCCATCGGCGCGGTCATCGAGATCGTCGCGGAAGGCGTGCCCGCCGGCCTCGGTGCGCCCATCTACGGCAAGCTCGACGCCGAGATCGCCAGCGCCCTCATGGGCATCAATGCGGTGAAGGGTGTCGAGATCGGCTCGGGCTTCGCCTCGGCGGCGTTGACCGGCGAGGAGAACGCCGACGAGATCCGGATGGGCAATGACGGCGCCCCGCTGTTCCTGTCGAACCATGCCGGCGGCATCCTCGGCGGCATTTCGACGGGGCAGGCGGTGGTCGCGCGCTTCGCCGTGAAGCCGACCTCGTCCATCCTCACGCCGCGGCTGACCATCGACAAGACGGGCGGCGAGACCGACATCCTCACCAAGGGCCGCCACGACCCCTGCGTCGGCATCCGCGCCGTGCCCGTCGGCGAGGCCATGGTCGCCTGCGTCATCGCCGATCACTACCTGAGGAACCGCGGCCAGAACGGGTGAGGGTGAGGGCCACTCACCCTCCGTTTATTCATCCCCACCGAATTGCACAGCTGTATCGGCAGAATTTCAGTTTGACTGAAATCCAGTCCGTCTCCATTTTCCCTCCATGAAGCTCGACACCTGGCTCGCCCGTGCCGGCATGACGCGGCTGGCCTTCGCCCGCCAGCTCGGCGTCTCGCCAGCCACCATCACCGCGCTGTGCAACGGCGACGCGCCGTGGATGTCGCGCGAGACGGCCCAACGCATCGCCGAGCTCACCGCGGGCGCCGTCACCCCCAATGATTTCATCGGCCTGAAGGGGCCGCGCGATGAGGAGAGAACCATGCTCGAAGCCGCCGAACGCGTGAAGGCCGCCCTCGACGCCTTCGCCAAGGGGCAGATCGTCGTGGTGACCGACGACGACGACCGCGAGAACGAAGGCGACCTCATCGTCGCCGCCTCGCTCTGCACGCCCGAACAGATGGCCTTCATCGTCCGTCACACCTCCGGCATCGTCTGCACGCCGCTGACGCTGCAGGAGGCGCAGCGCCTGCGCCTCGACCCCATGGTCTCCTCCAACGACAGCCCCCACGGCACGGCCTTTACCGTCTCGGTCGACTATCGCCACGGCACCACCACCGGCATTTCCGCCGACGACCGCACCGCCACCGTCCGGGCGCTGGCCAATCCCAATGTCGGCGCCGTCGACTTCGTCCGGCCCGGCCACATCTTCCCGCTCATCGCCAAGGAGGGCGGGGTGCTCATGCGCTCCGGCCACACGGAAGCGGCGGTGGACCTCTGCAAGCTCGCGGGGCTGCCGCCCATCGGCGTCATCTGCGAACTGGTCAACGACGACGGCACGGTCACCCGCGGCCCGCAGGTCAACGCCTTCGCCGAGAAGCACGGGCTCTTGATGGTGTCGGTCGCCGACCTCATCAAATACCGCCAGGCCCGTGACAGGCTGGTGGAGCGCGCGGGCGAATTCCCGATCGAGACGCCCTATGGTCCCGCCCGCGGCATCGCCTACCGCACGCCCTACGACCGGGTGGAGCACCTCGCCCTCGTCTTCGGCGAGGTCGACGAGGCCGGCGCCACCCTCGTCCGCCTGCACCGCGAGACGGTGCTGCGCGACGTCTTCGGCAAGAACCGCTCCACGGATGCGGCGATGAAGACGCTCGCCGAGAAGGGCGGCGTGCTCATCTACCTGCGCGACGGGACGGCCGGCGTGCCGGCTCAGTCGCTCGCCGCGACTGCCCCCGCGCCCGACATCCACGAGAGCCACGGCTCGGCCAAGCTGCGCGACGACCAGTGGCGCGAGATCGGCCTCGGCGCGCAGATCCTCCGCGACCTTGGCGCCAACCGCATCAGGCTGCTGGCCTCCAAGGCCCGGCACTATGTCGGTCTCGGCGGCTTCGGCATCGAGATCGTCTCGACGGACATGCTGGAGGGGTAGGGGAGGCGGCCGATCCTTGCAGCCGGTTGTTTGCAACGACCCCACCCTTACCCTCCCCACTCGCGTGGGAAGGGGGCTACCGCGTCGCGCCTCCGTGGAACGGTGAAGCCTGGCACAAGCCATGAAGTGGCCGTGTCGGCCGTAGTCCCCCTCGCCTCGCGTGAGCGAGGGGAGGGTGCGGGTGGGGCTCTATACGTCTTTCCGACAGAATGGTGGGGGCGATCCGCCCCGTTCCCTACTTCCGCGTCATGAAGGCCATGAAGGCCTGCTTCGCCTCGTCGCCCTTGAGGAGCTCGGCGAAGAGGGCGCCCTCCTCCTCCATGCGGGCGCGGATTTCCTCCGAGCCCTTGCGCATGAGCCGGCGTGAATGGGCGAGCGCGATCGGCGGCTTGGAGGCGAGCTTCGTCGCGACCGCCAGCGCCTTCGCCTCGATCTCCTCCGACGACACCACGGCGTTGACGAGGCCCATCTCTGCGGCCTCCTTCGCGCCGAAGGACTCGGCCAGCATCAGGTATTCGGTCGCCTTCTTCATGCCCGCGAGGCGCGGCAGCAGCAGCGAGGAGGCCGCTTCCGGCACCAGGCCGAGGTCGACGAAGGGCATGCGGAACATCGCCGAAGGGCTCGCATAGGCGAGATCCATGTGCAGCAGCATGGTGGTGCCGACGCCGATGGCGAGGCCGTCAACGGCGGCGATCATCGGCACGTCGACGGTCGCCAGCGCCCGGATGAAGTCGCCTGCCGGCGAGCCGGCCGAGGCGCCGCCCGCCGAGCGCTGCATGAAGTCGGCGATGTCGTTGCCGGAGGTGAAGACGCCGGGGCCGCCGGCGAAGACGACGGCGCGCGTGCCCTCGGCGGAAGCGTTCTCGATGACGCCGCGCATCGTGTCGTACATGGCGCCGGTCAGCGCGTTCTTCTTGTCGAACCGGTTCATGCGCACCAGCACCACGCCCTTGTCGTGACGGGTGATCGTCACGTGGTCGGTGCCGGCCTGCGGAGTGATGCCGTCCATGGGGATGATCCTCAACTGGCGAGCGGAATGTCGAGATGGGTGACGGACTGGCCGCCGGAGACGATGGAGGCGCCGAGGCCCGGCGCCGCGGTGGCGAGATTCTCGGCGAAGAAGCGGGCGAGACCCAGGGCCTCGGCGCGCACCGTCTCGGCGGTGTCGCCGTCGCGCGCCTTCAGCGCCTTTTCGGCGAGCGAGGTGCCGCCGAGCGCCAGGCCGAACAGCCGCGCATAGGGGGTGGCGCCGGCCTGGGCGTCGGCGGGATCGGAGGCGAGCGCCGCGATGAGGTGACGCGTCGACCCCTCCAGCGCATCCACCGCCTCGCCGAGCCGCGTCGCGGTCTGGCCGAAGCCCTCGGCGTTGGAGCCCGCCACCGCGGCGACGATGCCCCGCATGCGCGCGATCTCCGCCGCCACCAGCGCGCCGCCGTCGATGCCGATCTTGCGGGTGACGAGGTCGATGGCCTGGATGCCGTTGGTGCCCTCGTAGATGGCGTAGATGCGCGCGTCGCGCATGTGCTGGGCGGCGCCCGTCTCCTCCACGAAGCCCATCCCGCCGTGGACCTGTACGCCGAGCGAGGCCACCTCGTTGCCGATGTCGGTGGCATAGGCCTTGGCGATGGGGGTGAGCAGCGAGGCACGGGCGTTGCCGGCCTTGCGCTCGGCTTCGCTGGCGCCGAGATGGGCGCGGTCGATCTCGGAGGCCAGCATGTAGCAGATGGCCCGCGCCGCCCGCGTCGAGGCGCGCATCGTCGCCAGCATGCGCTTGACGTCCGGGTGCTCGATGATGGCGCTGATGCCCTCGCCCTTCGCGCCCGGCGCTTTGCCCTGCCGTCGCTCCATCGCATAGGCGACCGCCTGTTGCGTCGCCCGCTCGGCGATCGAGACGCCCTGCAGCGCGACGGCGAGGCGGGCGTTGTTCATCATCGTGAACATCGCCATCAGGCCGCGGTTCTCCTCGCCCACCAGCCAGCCGGTGGCGCCGCCCTTGTCGCCATAGACCATGGTGCAGGTCGGCGAGCCGTGGACGCCGAGCTTGTGCTCGATGGAATGGCAGCGCACGTCGTTCCGCTCACCGATGGAGCCGTCCGCGTTCACGAGGAACTTCGGCACCAGGAACAGCGAGATTCCCTTGGTGCCGGGGGGCGCGTCGGGAAGGCGTGCCAGCACCAGGTGAATGATGTTCTCCGTGAGGTCGTGCTCGCCATAGGTGATGAAGATCTTCGAACCGGTGATGCGGTAGGTGCCGTCGCCCGCGCGTTCGGCGCGGGTCCGCAGGACCGAGAGGTCGGAGCCTGCCGAGGGCTCGGTGAGGTTCATCGTGCCGGTCCATTCGCCCGAGACCATCTTCGGCAGGTACTTGGCCTTCAACTCCTCGGAGGCATGGGCGGTGATCGCCTCGATGGCGCCCTGTGTCAGCAGCGGGCCGAGGCCGAAGGCACCGGAGGCGGCGTTCCACATCTCGATGCAGGCCGAGTTGACGATGCAGGGCAGCCCCTGACCGCCGAAGGCGTCGCTCGCCGTCAGCCCGTTCCAGCCGGCGGCGGCCCAGTCGGAATAGACCTCCTTCCAGCCCGGCGGCATGGTCACGACGCCGTCCCTGAACGGCGTGCCGTGGCGGTCGCCGACCTTGTTCAGCGGCGCGATGCGGTCGGCGGCGAACTTGCCGGCCTCCTCCAGGATGGCAGTGATGTCGTCGAGTCCGAGGTCCCCGTAGAGGCCGCTCGCCAGGGCCTGTTCCAGTCCGGCGGCATGTTTCATGGTGGCGATCATGTCGGCGACGGGCGCGCGATAGGTCATGCGATATCCTCCGGTCGGACTAGGTTCTAGGTCTGACCCGGCCCAGCGGCAAGGACGTCGGATGGCGGATCGGGGAAGGGGGCGCGATGCACCGTTCCCGTCGAACGGCTGCATCAGCCAAGTGCGTCCTTCGAGGCTCGCCGCCGGACGATGCTGTGGCATCGCCGGGGGCTCGCACCTCAGGATGAGGAGCGCGGTGCGGGGCATCGGCCTCCGCAATCGCTGGACTGTCGCGCGTTGTCCGGCTGATGCGGTTCTCCCACCAACCTCATCCTGAGGTGCGAGCGACAGCGAGCCTCGAAGGACGCACTTGGCTGATGCAGAGCTCCTCGGCCGAGTGGTGAGTTTCCCCGCCCGCCGTGCTAAGCGCCGCCCCATGCCACCGCGTTCCACCCTTCGCCTCGCCCCTGACGCCGCCGGCATCGCCGAAGCCGGCCGCCTGCTGCGCGCGGGCCGCCTCGTCGCCTTCCCGACCGAGACGGTCTACGGCCTCGGCGCGGACGCGACCGACGGGCGTGCGGTCGCCGCCATCTACGAGGCCAAGGGCCGGCCGAGCTTCAACCCGCTGATCGCCCATGTGGCGACGCCGGAGGCCGCCTTCCGTCTTGGCCGCTTCGACGCCGCCGCGATTGCTCTCGCCCGCGCCTTCTGGCCCGGACCGCTGACCCTGGTGGTGCCCGTCGCTCCGGGCGGAGACATCTCCGACCTCGCCCGCGCCGGCCTCGACACGGTCGGGCTGCGCGTGCCGGACCATCCGGTGGCGCAGGCACTGCTCGCCGCCGCCGGCCGGCCCGTCGCCGCGCCCTCCGCCAACCGCTCCGGCCATGTCAGCCCGACCGCCGCCGCCCATGTCCTCGCCGACCTCGACGGCCGCATCGACGCGGTGGTGGACGGCGGGCCGACGGACGTGGGCGTGGAATCGACCATCGTCGCCTGCCTCGGCGACGATCCGGTGCTGCTCCGGCCGGGCGGCGTTCCGCGTGACGCCGTCGAGGCGGTGATCGGCCGGCCCCTCGGGGCCGCGACGGGGGAGGCGACCATCGCGCCGGGCATGCTCGCCTCGCACTACGCTCCCAACGCGGCCATGCGGCTCGACGCGACCGACCCCGGGCCCGACGAGGCGCTGCTCGCCTTCGGGCCTGAGGTCCCCGGCGGGGCCGCGACCGTCCTCAACCTGTCGCCGTCCGGCGATCTCGCCGAGGCGGCGGCCCATCTCTTCGGCCACCTGCGCCTCCTCGACGCCTCCGGCGCCCGGCGAATCGCCGTCATGCCGATACCGACCGAGGGCCTCGGCGAAGCCATCCGCGACCGCCTCGCCCGCGCCGCCGCGCCGCGGGGGGAGTAGCGGCGTCCTCCGTCAGCGGGCCGGCCAGCTCCAGGCGGGCGGATCCAGGTCCGGCGTCCTCGTCTCACCTAAATCCTTCTCGAGGTTGACCCG contains:
- the ribB gene encoding 3,4-dihydroxy-2-butanone-4-phosphate synthase; amino-acid sequence: MKLDTWLARAGMTRLAFARQLGVSPATITALCNGDAPWMSRETAQRIAELTAGAVTPNDFIGLKGPRDEERTMLEAAERVKAALDAFAKGQIVVVTDDDDRENEGDLIVAASLCTPEQMAFIVRHTSGIVCTPLTLQEAQRLRLDPMVSSNDSPHGTAFTVSVDYRHGTTTGISADDRTATVRALANPNVGAVDFVRPGHIFPLIAKEGGVLMRSGHTEAAVDLCKLAGLPPIGVICELVNDDGTVTRGPQVNAFAEKHGLLMVSVADLIKYRQARDRLVERAGEFPIETPYGPARGIAYRTPYDRVEHLALVFGEVDEAGATLVRLHRETVLRDVFGKNRSTDAAMKTLAEKGGVLIYLRDGTAGVPAQSLAATAPAPDIHESHGSAKLRDDQWREIGLGAQILRDLGANRIRLLASKARHYVGLGGFGIEIVSTDMLEG
- a CDS encoding Lrp/AsnC family transcriptional regulator, which encodes MKKPQASRNPKSQIAPPPEPLDRIDRKILNRLQRDAAIPNQDLADQVGLSPAPTSRRVRRLKDEGYIAREVALVDPARVGSTLIAFVSVELDRQREDVLRSFERHISTQPEVQQCYFVTGETDYMLIVVCRDMDHYNDFVRQVLAQEHNIRRFRSSFNLQRVKFDTGIYLEE
- the aroC gene encoding chorismate synthase is translated as MSHNTFGHLFRVTTFGESHGVALGCVVDGCPPRIPLTAEDIQADLDRRRPGTSRFTTQRREPDAVKILSGVMVDDDGVQVTTGTPIALMIENTDQRSKDYSDIKDKFRPGHADFTYEAKYGIRDYRGGGRSSARETAARVAAGAIARKVVPGLTVRGALVQMGPHAIDRDNWDWEQVGANPFFCPDADKAAFYATYLDGIRKSGSSIGAVIEIVAEGVPAGLGAPIYGKLDAEIASALMGINAVKGVEIGSGFASAALTGEENADEIRMGNDGAPLFLSNHAGGILGGISTGQAVVARFAVKPTSSILTPRLTIDKTGGETDILTKGRHDPCVGIRAVPVGEAMVACVIADHYLRNRGQNG
- a CDS encoding L-threonylcarbamoyladenylate synthase, which encodes MPPRSTLRLAPDAAGIAEAGRLLRAGRLVAFPTETVYGLGADATDGRAVAAIYEAKGRPSFNPLIAHVATPEAAFRLGRFDAAAIALARAFWPGPLTLVVPVAPGGDISDLARAGLDTVGLRVPDHPVAQALLAAAGRPVAAPSANRSGHVSPTAAAHVLADLDGRIDAVVDGGPTDVGVESTIVACLGDDPVLLRPGGVPRDAVEAVIGRPLGAATGEATIAPGMLASHYAPNAAMRLDATDPGPDEALLAFGPEVPGGAATVLNLSPSGDLAEAAAHLFGHLRLLDASGARRIAVMPIPTEGLGEAIRDRLARAAAPRGE
- a CDS encoding enoyl-CoA hydratase-related protein codes for the protein MDGITPQAGTDHVTITRHDKGVVLVRMNRFDKKNALTGAMYDTMRGVIENASAEGTRAVVFAGGPGVFTSGNDIADFMQRSAGGASAGSPAGDFIRALATVDVPMIAAVDGLAIGVGTTMLLHMDLAYASPSAMFRMPFVDLGLVPEAASSLLLPRLAGMKKATEYLMLAESFGAKEAAEMGLVNAVVSSEEIEAKALAVATKLASKPPIALAHSRRLMRKGSEEIRARMEEEGALFAELLKGDEAKQAFMAFMTRK
- a CDS encoding acyl-CoA dehydrogenase; the encoded protein is MTYRAPVADMIATMKHAAGLEQALASGLYGDLGLDDITAILEEAGKFAADRIAPLNKVGDRHGTPFRDGVVTMPPGWKEVYSDWAAAGWNGLTASDAFGGQGLPCIVNSACIEMWNAASGAFGLGPLLTQGAIEAITAHASEELKAKYLPKMVSGEWTGTMNLTEPSAGSDLSVLRTRAERAGDGTYRITGSKIFITYGEHDLTENIIHLVLARLPDAPPGTKGISLFLVPKFLVNADGSIGERNDVRCHSIEHKLGVHGSPTCTMVYGDKGGATGWLVGEENRGLMAMFTMMNNARLAVALQGVSIAERATQQAVAYAMERRQGKAPGAKGEGISAIIEHPDVKRMLATMRASTRAARAICYMLASEIDRAHLGASEAERKAGNARASLLTPIAKAYATDIGNEVASLGVQVHGGMGFVEETGAAQHMRDARIYAIYEGTNGIQAIDLVTRKIGIDGGALVAAEIARMRGIVAAVAGSNAEGFGQTATRLGEAVDALEGSTRHLIAALASDPADAQAGATPYARLFGLALGGTSLAEKALKARDGDTAETVRAEALGLARFFAENLATAAPGLGASIVSGGQSVTHLDIPLAS